A region of Streptomyces sp. NBC_01267 DNA encodes the following proteins:
- the hpt gene encoding hypoxanthine phosphoribosyltransferase, producing MGTDLASVLITKEEIDAKLAELAAKIDAEYAGKDLLLVGVLKGAVMVMADLARALSTSVTMDWMAVSSYGAGTQSSGVVRILKDLDTDIKGKHVLIVEDIIDSGLTLSWLLSNLGSREPASLEVCTLLRKPDAAKVSLDVKWAGFDIPNEFVVGYGLDYAEKYRNLPFVGTLAPHVYGG from the coding sequence ATGGGCACCGACCTCGCGTCGGTGCTCATCACCAAGGAAGAGATCGACGCCAAGCTCGCGGAGCTGGCAGCGAAGATCGACGCGGAGTACGCGGGCAAGGATCTGCTGCTCGTCGGTGTTCTCAAGGGCGCCGTGATGGTGATGGCGGACCTCGCCCGTGCACTGTCCACGTCGGTCACGATGGACTGGATGGCGGTGTCGTCGTACGGCGCGGGCACCCAGTCGTCGGGTGTGGTCCGGATCCTCAAGGACCTGGACACCGACATCAAGGGCAAGCACGTGCTGATCGTCGAGGACATCATCGACTCGGGTCTGACGCTTTCCTGGCTGCTGTCGAACCTCGGTTCCCGTGAGCCCGCCTCGCTGGAGGTCTGCACCCTGCTGCGCAAGCCGGATGCCGCAAAGGTCTCGCTCGACGTGAAGTGGGCCGGGTTCGACATTCCGAATGAATTCGTCGTCGGATACGGACTCGACTACGCGGAGAAGTACCGCAACCTCCCCTTTGTCGGCACTCTGGCCCCGCACGTCTACGGCGGATAA